In the Psychromicrobium lacuslunae genome, ATCAAATGCTCGTTTCGACATATATTCGAGAATACGACTGGATGGCACAAATCCAGCGCTATCGCGAGCTGTATTTCGAGCGCTGCGAAACCATGCTCGAGGCGCTTGAGGAACATATGCCACCGGGGGTGCACTGGACCCGCCCCGCTGGCGGATTCTTTGTCTGGCTTACCTTGCCGGAAGACGTGGACAGCTATCCGCTGCTACAGCAAGGGATAGCCGAGGGCGTGGTATTCGTCCCTGGCGCGGCCTTCACCACTGCCGAGCGAAGCAATTCCTTGCGCTTGGCTTTTAGCGCGGTGAGTTCGGAGAACATCCGTGAAGGTGTTCGACGGCTTGCGCCCGTGCTAGCCAAAGCAATCGCAGAAGTTCAGCCCGGCTAAGCCCAGCCGTCTTCACCGGGCCTCCTTAGCCGAACAGGGCCCGGCAGGACTTAATCCAGCAAAAGCGCTGGTTCTTCAAGAATTGCCGCAACATCGGTGAGGAACCTTGCTGCCAGATCGCCGTCCACCACTCGATGATCAAAGGAGCCGCCGAGCGTGGTGACCCAGCGCGGCAGCAGCGCACCATCAACCACCCAGGGCTTTTGCTTAATACTGCCAAACGCCAAAATACCTACCTCGCCCGGATTGAGGATCGGTGTTCCGGTGTCCAGTCCGAGGGCACCAATATTTGTGATGCTAATGCTGCCGTCCTGCATCTCGGCTGGCTGAGTGCGACCCTGCCGGGCGGTATCTGATAATTGATTGAGCGCGAGCGCTAGTTCCTTGAGCGAAAGCTGCTGGGCATTCTTAATATTGGGCACCACCAATCCGCGTGGAGTAGCGGCCGCAATGCCAAGATTCACGAAATGCTTGATCAGGATTTCCTGCTCCGTCCAGCTGGCGTTCACGGCCGGATTCCGGCTCACCGCCCAGATCACCGCCTTGGCGACTATCAATAGTGGCGAGACCTTGATCCCATCAAAATCGCGGCTAGTTTTGAGTCGCTTGACGAATTCCATCGTGCGGCTAGCATCGACGTCGACAAAGATCGAGACGTGCGGGGCGCTGAAAGCACTGCGCACCATAGCCTGAGCTGTCGCCTTACGAACTCCTTTGACCGGGATCCGTTCTACCGTGCCGTCAAAGTCAGACTGGATTGCTGAATATGCTGGCGCGTTCGCTCCAAGCAGTTTGGTAGATTCAGTCGATCCATTCAGTTCAGTCTCCCTGGACAATTGCTCTTGATGAGTCTGCAGATCTTTCCGAGTCACCTCGCCACGTATGCCGGTGGCGTTCACGCTGGCGAGATCTATGCCCAGGTCTTTAGCGGCCTTGCGTACGGGCGGCGTGGAAAGCACCCGAGTCGTTCCGAGCGGCTGCACACCAGCCATCGGCTGAGCGCTCGGCTGATCCGGCAACGCAGCGCCCTTCGGCCCCGAACTACTGGCTGCTAGCCGCGGGCGACGCTTCACGGCGTCGGCCTTAGGCCCAGAACCAACTAACGGCGCAGGCGCCACTGATTCGAGCTGCGCACTGGGCCGGGTGTCCTTAAAACCTCCTTGTTCAATCAGCTGCGGGTCAAGATTGAGCAGACCGCTGCTCGGTACGTGTGCCACACCAATCACAATGATCGGCGCCCCAACGTCCACGGTTTCTCCCTCGCCGACCAGCAACTCAGTGACCTCTCCGGCGTATGGCGAGGGCAGTTCAACCAACGACTTCGCCGTCTCGATTTCCACCAAGACGTCGTTGATCGCCACGGTATCGCCGACCTTAACCTTCCAGGAAACAATTTCAGCCTCGGTCAGGCCTTCACCAACATCGGGCAAATGAAAAGTGTTCATCTCGACTCCGCTCAGTATTCAGTAGGCCAGGGCGCGATCAAGCGCTTCGAGGATGCGGTCGATATCGGGCAGGTATTGTTCCTCCACCTTGGCTACCGGGTAGGGCATATGGAAGCCACCGATCCGAATCACCGGCGAGTGCAGCGAGTAAAACGCCCGCTCACTAATCCGAGCCGCTATCTCGCCACCCAAACCACCGAAGGTCGGTGCTTCATGAGCGATTAACAACCTCCCAGTTTTGCGCACGGATTCAGTGATGGTGTCGAAATCAATCGGGGAAAGCGAGCGTAGGTCGATAACTTCCACGCTCCGCCCGTCCTGTTCAGCGGCATTAGCGGCGGCGAGTGCCACCGGCAGCAAAGGGCCGTAGGCGAGCAAGGTAGCGTCTTGCCCCTCGCGCAGTACTTGCGCTGTGAAGGGGTCCGCCGCGGGCTGCTCGGTATCTACTTCGCCTTTGAGCCAGTAGCGTTTCTTGGGTTCGAAAATGATCACCGGATCTGGGCACTGCACGGCCTGCTGGGTCATCCAATAAGCATCGTGCGGGTTTGACGGGGTGATGATGCGCAAGCCGGCGGTATGAGCGAATAAGGCCTCCGGCGATTCCGAATGGTGTTCGATGGAGCCAATGCCGCCACCATAGGGAATCCGGATCACCACTCCGGTGGTGAGCTGACCGGCAGCCCTGGCATGGATTTTGGCCAACTGAGTGGTGATTTGGTTGAACCCCGGGAAGACAAAACCGTCGAATTGAATCTCACAAATCGGCCGGTAGCCGCGTAGCGCTAGCCCAATGGCGGTACCGATGATGCCTGATTCCGCGAGCGGGGTGTCGACCACTCGGTCCGCACCAAACTCTGCTTTGAGCCCTTCGGTGACTCGATAGACGCCACCTAGTGAACCAATATCCTCGCCCATCAGCAGAGTCTTCGGGTCTTCACTCAGGGTGCGGTGTAGACCGGCATTAATTGCTTTAGCAATTGTCATTGTGGTCATGATTACTCGCCTTCCGTAACGAAGCCAGCTTCGTACTCTTCCAGCCAGGCGAGCTCTTCGGCTATCAAAGGGTGTTGTTGAGCGTAGACATTGGCGAAGGAAGCCCGTAGGTC is a window encoding:
- a CDS encoding dihydrolipoamide acetyltransferase family protein, producing MNTFHLPDVGEGLTEAEIVSWKVKVGDTVAINDVLVEIETAKSLVELPSPYAGEVTELLVGEGETVDVGAPIIVIGVAHVPSSGLLNLDPQLIEQGGFKDTRPSAQLESVAPAPLVGSGPKADAVKRRPRLAASSSGPKGAALPDQPSAQPMAGVQPLGTTRVLSTPPVRKAAKDLGIDLASVNATGIRGEVTRKDLQTHQEQLSRETELNGSTESTKLLGANAPAYSAIQSDFDGTVERIPVKGVRKATAQAMVRSAFSAPHVSIFVDVDASRTMEFVKRLKTSRDFDGIKVSPLLIVAKAVIWAVSRNPAVNASWTEQEILIKHFVNLGIAAATPRGLVVPNIKNAQQLSLKELALALNQLSDTARQGRTQPAEMQDGSISITNIGALGLDTGTPILNPGEVGILAFGSIKQKPWVVDGALLPRWVTTLGGSFDHRVVDGDLAARFLTDVAAILEEPALLLD
- a CDS encoding alpha-ketoacid dehydrogenase subunit beta — translated: MTTMTIAKAINAGLHRTLSEDPKTLLMGEDIGSLGGVYRVTEGLKAEFGADRVVDTPLAESGIIGTAIGLALRGYRPICEIQFDGFVFPGFNQITTQLAKIHARAAGQLTTGVVIRIPYGGGIGSIEHHSESPEALFAHTAGLRIITPSNPHDAYWMTQQAVQCPDPVIIFEPKKRYWLKGEVDTEQPAADPFTAQVLREGQDATLLAYGPLLPVALAAANAAEQDGRSVEVIDLRSLSPIDFDTITESVRKTGRLLIAHEAPTFGGLGGEIAARISERAFYSLHSPVIRIGGFHMPYPVAKVEEQYLPDIDRILEALDRALAY